CGGGTCCATTTATTGAAAGAAAAACACGCGCCCTTTCACCCGAAGCAAGATTCCCGCAAAAGACGCTCCGAGGCTTCGCCCCGGACCCCACCAGGGGCTTTGCCCCTGGACCCCACCAGGGGGATAATCCCCCTGGACCCGTATTATTCTTTTTGGAGCCACACTTTCGTGTCCAATGACCAAACCGCCCGCGACAAAGCCCTGGCCCTGGACGAAGAGTTCCGCGACATCCCCCAGGAAGTACGCAACGTCCTGCATCCGGTACGGATGACAGGCGCGGAACACTTTCAATTCCGTTGCCATCCCGGCATCGATTGTTTCAATGCCTGTTGTCGCAATATTGAAATCATCCTGACCCCCTATGATCTGATCCGGATCCGCCGCCGTTTGGGGCTTGATGTGGAAAGTTTTCTCTTTCAATACGCCACCCCGTTCACCCTGACCAAGGGACAGTTGCCAGTACCCTTGATCCGGATGGATCCCAAGACCGGGCAATGCCCCTTCAATGGACCGGAAGGATGCAACATCTACAGCGACCGTCCCGTCGCCTGCCGTTACTACCCCATCGGCATGGCGCTGATGCACAAACAGGAGACAACAAACGAGGATGAGTTTTTCTTTCTCATCAAGGAAGAGTTCTGTCACGGTCATCGTGAATCCAGGGATTGGACCATCCAGGAATGGCGGGCGGATCAGGGATCGGATGGTTATGACATCCAAAACCGGGGATGGATGGAATTCATCCTCAAACGGCGTTCCGCGGGTGATGGCGTTGCCACAGCCTTGCAACTTTCGGAATTCTTCTATATGGCCAGCACCAACCCGGATGCCTTTCGCCGGTTCGTGTTCGATTCCAGTTTTCTCAAACGGTTTGAAGTGGATCCCGAAACGGAACGGTCGATCCGGGAAGACGACCTGGCCCTGACCGATTTTGCCTTTTCCTGGCTCAAGAGTGTTCTTTTCGGCGACGATGCGGTCAAGGTCAAACCCGATGCCATACAAGAACTCAAGAAAAAGAAAAACAAACCGTAAACTGGCTCAACATGGAGTTGCCCTCGAAAGTCATGTACCGTGTCACCGAAACAACAGGAACACAGGAACGAGGAACGTTTGTCCCAGAAGGTTTTGTTTTCTTGATGC
This sequence is a window from Magnetococcales bacterium. Protein-coding genes within it:
- a CDS encoding YkgJ family cysteine cluster protein; translated protein: MSNDQTARDKALALDEEFRDIPQEVRNVLHPVRMTGAEHFQFRCHPGIDCFNACCRNIEIILTPYDLIRIRRRLGLDVESFLFQYATPFTLTKGQLPVPLIRMDPKTGQCPFNGPEGCNIYSDRPVACRYYPIGMALMHKQETTNEDEFFFLIKEEFCHGHRESRDWTIQEWRADQGSDGYDIQNRGWMEFILKRRSAGDGVATALQLSEFFYMASTNPDAFRRFVFDSSFLKRFEVDPETERSIREDDLALTDFAFSWLKSVLFGDDAVKVKPDAIQELKKKKNKP